The following are encoded in a window of Borreliella chilensis genomic DNA:
- a CDS encoding ankyrin: MSYYILSKIFLYSGYLIIGFLSFTIFNKNLRNKIKGKLKNLYFLYYLTFFALFIISSNLSYHFNEKQLLENFNTFEKEFFEIHKINEQFLQKYLLNFPMPIRMELMSKFNPIYTVFNASFEKYAKNIGKNSYEIQTNYKNYVKATNSEIKKKLEQIKENITPVYNKYKLPVLNGENTAIGVDNNGNIIPVIKNTNGQIIELLFYDQNYNLIPFKEFESYKVRFDLIPENKNIHFKELISVYYLDANNAIIPIEYYKNNIDTNPYYIDLQENKDNFLKTIKIKKEYGLYIEKKKQLQNLTKNDKLNDFKEFLETNKNIFSLNTIFSDGNPIFTYAINVKAKNILNYLITKEFNVNLPNQDSQTALHNAIIQRYELEFIKSLIKKGVNPNIRDSNNKLAIDYSDKTSEIHKYLFSN; this comes from the coding sequence ATGAGTTACTATATACTAAGCAAAATATTTTTATATTCTGGGTACCTTATTATTGGATTTCTATCTTTTACAATTTTTAATAAAAACTTACGAAATAAAATTAAAGGTAAATTAAAAAATTTATACTTTTTGTATTACTTAACTTTTTTTGCTCTTTTTATAATTAGTTCCAATTTATCTTATCACTTCAACGAAAAGCAGTTATTGGAAAATTTCAATACTTTTGAAAAAGAATTTTTTGAAATACATAAAATAAATGAACAATTTTTACAAAAATATCTATTAAATTTTCCAATGCCAATAAGAATGGAATTGATGTCAAAATTTAATCCAATATATACAGTGTTTAACGCTAGTTTTGAAAAATACGCTAAAAACATTGGCAAAAATTCTTATGAAATTCAAACAAATTATAAAAATTATGTCAAAGCAACAAATTCAGAAATTAAAAAAAAATTAGAACAAATAAAAGAAAATATTACTCCTGTTTACAATAAATATAAATTGCCTGTTCTAAATGGTGAAAATACAGCAATAGGTGTTGATAATAATGGTAACATTATTCCTGTTATAAAAAATACAAACGGGCAAATCATAGAATTGTTGTTTTACGATCAAAATTACAATTTAATCCCCTTTAAAGAATTTGAAAGCTACAAAGTTAGATTTGATTTAATCCCAGAAAATAAAAATATACACTTCAAAGAACTAATAAGCGTTTACTATCTTGATGCAAACAATGCTATCATTCCCATAGAATATTATAAAAATAATATAGACACCAACCCTTATTACATAGACCTACAAGAGAATAAAGACAATTTTCTCAAGACAATCAAAATTAAAAAAGAGTATGGTTTATACATTGAGAAAAAAAAACAACTACAAAATTTGACTAAAAATGACAAACTTAATGATTTTAAAGAATTTTTAGAAACAAATAAGAATATTTTTTCATTAAATACAATATTTTCTGATGGCAATCCAATATTTACTTATGCCATAAATGTAAAAGCAAAAAATATCCTGAATTATTTAATAACAAAAGAATTTAATGTCAATTTACCAAATCAAGATTCTCAAACAGCTCTTCATAACGCCATAATACAAAGATATGAATTAGAATTTATTAAATCGCTTATCAAAAAAGGTGTTAATCCAAATATTAGAGATAGTAATAATAAACTGGCTATAGATTATTCCGATAAAACTAGTGAAATCCACAAATATTTATTCAGTAATTAG
- a CDS encoding PTS glucose transporter subunit IIB — MSIFTILQKIGKAFMLPIALLPAAGILLGIGGAFTNETMIQAYGLEGVLGKGTVSNSILYLMKYTGEVIFANLPLMFAAAIPIGLAKVEKGTAALAGVVGFLVMHQTINGILYIQGITPESASLKALLELGMPEAAATAKSQEYTNVLGIFSLQMSVMGGMVAGFVAVFLHNRFHNIQLPTFLAFFGGSRFVPIITTMAMFVVGIFLTFVWPFIQGAMNSFGTIVEQSGLFGTFAYGAIKRSLIPFGLHHIFYMPFWQTTVGGTMEINGELISGAQNIFFKQLADPNTVHFEVARGTRFFSGEFVVMIFGLPGAALAMYHTSKPENKKNVASLLLSASFTSMLTGITEPLEFAFLFAAPALYYFIYVPLFGLAYLLTHLLNVGVGLTFSGGFIDMFLFGILQGNSKTNWIAIPILGIFYFIGFYFIFKFAIMKFNLKTIGREDEEMAKDKISSEKTNLSQTASKVLEGLGGKDNITYLDACASRLRINLKQIESIKSDAYFKNLGASGILKKGNSVQIIFGGLSDNIKMEIDKLM; from the coding sequence ATATCTATATTTACAATATTACAAAAAATAGGAAAAGCCTTTATGCTCCCTATAGCACTTCTGCCAGCAGCTGGGATTTTATTGGGAATAGGAGGAGCATTTACTAACGAAACAATGATTCAGGCATATGGATTAGAAGGAGTACTTGGAAAAGGTACTGTGTCTAACTCAATACTTTATCTTATGAAATATACAGGAGAAGTAATTTTTGCTAATTTGCCTTTAATGTTTGCAGCAGCAATTCCAATTGGTCTTGCCAAAGTAGAAAAAGGAACAGCTGCTTTAGCGGGAGTAGTAGGCTTTTTGGTTATGCATCAAACTATAAATGGAATTTTGTATATACAAGGAATAACACCTGAAAGTGCAAGCTTAAAAGCATTATTGGAATTAGGAATGCCTGAAGCAGCTGCAACTGCAAAAAGTCAGGAATATACAAATGTACTTGGAATATTCTCTCTTCAAATGAGCGTAATGGGAGGAATGGTAGCAGGATTTGTTGCTGTCTTTCTTCACAACAGATTCCATAATATTCAATTACCTACATTTTTAGCATTTTTTGGAGGTTCAAGATTTGTGCCAATCATAACTACAATGGCAATGTTTGTAGTAGGAATATTTTTAACATTTGTTTGGCCTTTTATCCAAGGTGCAATGAATTCATTTGGAACAATTGTAGAACAATCTGGACTTTTTGGAACATTTGCATATGGAGCCATAAAAAGATCTTTAATTCCGTTTGGACTTCACCACATATTTTATATGCCATTTTGGCAAACAACTGTTGGTGGTACAATGGAAATAAACGGAGAACTCATATCAGGAGCACAAAATATATTTTTCAAACAGCTTGCAGATCCTAATACTGTACACTTTGAAGTTGCAAGAGGAACAAGATTCTTTAGCGGAGAATTTGTTGTTATGATTTTCGGATTACCTGGAGCCGCACTTGCTATGTACCATACATCTAAACCTGAAAATAAAAAAAATGTAGCTTCATTATTACTATCTGCTAGTTTTACATCAATGTTAACAGGAATTACAGAGCCTCTTGAATTTGCATTCCTTTTTGCAGCACCAGCACTTTATTATTTTATATATGTTCCTCTTTTTGGATTAGCATACCTTTTGACACACCTTTTAAACGTAGGAGTCGGACTAACATTCTCTGGAGGATTTATAGATATGTTTCTATTTGGAATACTTCAGGGAAATAGTAAAACAAATTGGATAGCAATTCCTATTTTAGGAATCTTCTACTTTATTGGATTTTACTTTATATTTAAATTTGCAATCATGAAATTTAATCTCAAAACAATAGGTAGAGAAGATGAAGAAATGGCAAAAGATAAAATAAGTTCAGAAAAAACAAATTTATCACAAACTGCTTCAAAAGTATTAGAGGGTCTTGGGGGAAAAGATAATATTACATATCTTGACGCATGTGCATCAAGACTAAGAATTAATCTAAAACAAATAGAATCAATCAAATCAGATGCTTATTTTAAAAATCTGGGTGCTAGTGGAATATTAAAAAAAGGAAATAGTGTCCAAATTATATTTGGAGGATTGTCCGATAACATAAAAATGGAAATCGACAAACTCATGTAA
- a CDS encoding acylphosphatase (catalyzes the hydrolysis of acylphosphate) — translation MFKQQYFISGKVQGVGFRFFTEQIANNMELKGFVKNLNDGRVEIVVFFNTEEQMKKFEKLLKDGNRYSSIENIEKKTLDEKYPFQFDNFKIYY, via the coding sequence ATGTTCAAACAACAATATTTTATTTCTGGCAAAGTACAAGGTGTTGGTTTTAGATTTTTCACAGAGCAAATAGCAAATAATATGGAACTAAAAGGGTTTGTAAAGAATCTAAACGATGGAAGGGTAGAAATTGTAGTTTTTTTTAACACTGAAGAACAAATGAAAAAATTTGAAAAATTATTAAAAGATGGAAATAGGTATTCAAGCATTGAAAATATTGAAAAAAAAACTTTAGATGAAAAATATCCTTTTCAATTTGATAATTTTAAAATTTATTATTAG
- a CDS encoding Telomere resolvase ResT, with protein MPPKVKIKNDFEIFRKELEILYNKYLINELSYLKLKSKIKILAESHKAILFRKDKFTNRSIILNLSKTRKIIKEYINLSVIEKIKRDNTFLFFWKSKKIKELKNIGIKDQKKIEELIFLNQFNNEKPYFQYFIDLFVTPKWLNDYAHKYKIEKINSYRKEQIFVKINLNTYIEIIKLLLNQNRDIRLKFYGVLMAIGRRPVEVMKLSKFYIAGKNHIRMEFIAKKRENNIVNEVVFPVFADPELIINSIKEIRYMEQTENLTKEIISSNLAYSYNRLFRQIFNNIFAPEESVYFCRAIYCKFSYLAFAPKNMEMNYWITKVLGHEPNDITTAFHYNRYVLDNLDDKADNNLLALLNQRIYTYVRRKATYSTLTMDRLESLIREHRVLDDNYIKTLITIKDLMLKDNLETLAMVRGLNVKIRKAFKAAYGYNYNYIKLTEYLSIIFNYKL; from the coding sequence ATGCCTCCAAAAGTGAAGATAAAAAATGATTTTGAAATATTTAGAAAAGAGTTAGAAATTTTATATAATAAATATTTAATTAATGAGCTTTCATATTTAAAGTTGAAATCAAAAATAAAAATTCTTGCAGAGAGTCACAAGGCTATTCTTTTTAGAAAAGATAAATTTACAAATCGTTCAATAATATTAAATCTTTCAAAGACCCGTAAAATAATTAAAGAATATATTAATCTTTCAGTAATTGAAAAGATTAAAAGAGATAATACTTTTTTATTTTTTTGGAAATCAAAAAAAATAAAAGAATTAAAAAATATAGGAATTAAAGACCAAAAGAAAATAGAAGAATTAATATTTTTAAATCAATTTAATAATGAAAAACCCTATTTTCAATATTTTATAGATTTGTTTGTGACTCCAAAATGGTTAAACGATTATGCACATAAGTATAAAATTGAAAAAATAAATAGTTACAGAAAAGAACAGATATTTGTTAAAATTAATTTAAATACCTATATTGAGATAATTAAGCTTTTATTGAATCAAAATCGAGATATTAGATTAAAATTTTATGGAGTTTTAATGGCAATAGGACGTAGGCCTGTTGAAGTAATGAAGCTTTCTAAATTTTATATTGCAGGTAAAAATCATATTCGTATGGAGTTTATTGCAAAAAAGCGAGAAAATAATATTGTTAATGAAGTTGTTTTTCCAGTTTTTGCAGATCCTGAATTAATAATCAATTCCATAAAAGAAATACGTTATATGGAGCAAACCGAGAATCTTACTAAGGAGATAATTTCTTCAAATCTTGCATATAGTTATAATAGATTGTTTCGTCAAATTTTTAATAATATTTTTGCTCCTGAAGAATCTGTCTATTTTTGCAGAGCTATTTATTGTAAATTTTCTTATCTTGCATTTGCGCCCAAAAACATGGAAATGAATTATTGGATAACAAAAGTTTTAGGCCACGAACCAAACGATATAACAACAGCTTTTCATTACAATAGGTATGTTTTGGATAATTTAGATGATAAGGCAGATAATAATTTATTAGCATTGCTTAATCAAAGAATTTATACGTATGTTAGACGTAAGGCCACTTATTCTACTCTTACAATGGATCGTTTAGAGAGTTTGATAAGAGAACATCGTGTTCTTGATGATAATTACATTAAAACATTAATTACAATTAAAGATTTAATGTTGAAGGATAATTTGGAAACTTTAGCAATGGTTAGAGGATTAAATGTTAAAATTCGCAAAGCTTTTAAAGCTGCATACGGATACAATTATAACTATATAAAGCTTACAGAATACTTATCAATAATTTTTAATTATAAACTGTAG
- a CDS encoding PTS system chitobiose-specific transporter subunit IIC (phosphoenolpyruvate-dependent sugar phosphotransferase system; catalyzes the phosphorylation of incoming sugar substrates concomitant with their translocation across the cell membrane; IIB is phosphorylated by IIA and then transfers the phosphoryl group to the sugar; IIC forms the translocation channel), which translates to MNFQDFIETTLVPIASKIGSNRYLIALRDGFTFSMPFLIVGSFILLLVNLPLTDSQTLLYQQWYVDLMAKYKGNLVQPFYVSMGIMSIFVVFGIGYNLSNHYKLSGITGGFLSLYTFLILAGQSDWIPYGGEAVKWGIQPNAWFPVIDARYFSAQGVFTAIISAIFSVEVYKFLVQRNMAIRLPESVPPAVLKSFEALVPVIVLSVVAQSVNIAIQSSLGSLFPEIIMNMFRPVLQISDTLLGTLMISFVVHILWFCGLHGTNVIIALLNPIILTNLDSNIRALSDNLPLPHILAGGFLDSFVYIGGSGSTLGLVIAMMLSKSQHLKAIGRLSFAPGIFNINEPIIFGAPIVLNPILGIPFLLIPMFNIIVAYTLTNFGIIEKVRTLTPWTTPAPIAAFFSTGLDIKAFVLVLLLLVISVFMYLPFIKAYDKVLLLQEKE; encoded by the coding sequence ATGAATTTTCAAGATTTTATTGAAACTACTTTAGTTCCTATTGCTAGTAAAATTGGTTCAAATAGATATTTAATTGCTTTAAGAGATGGTTTTACTTTTTCTATGCCCTTTTTGATAGTGGGTTCTTTTATTTTACTTTTAGTTAATTTGCCCCTTACAGATTCTCAAACATTGTTATATCAACAGTGGTATGTTGATTTAATGGCTAAGTATAAGGGAAACCTTGTTCAGCCATTTTATGTAAGTATGGGTATTATGTCCATATTTGTTGTTTTTGGTATTGGTTATAACTTATCCAATCATTATAAGCTTAGTGGGATTACAGGGGGATTTTTATCTCTTTATACGTTTTTAATTTTAGCTGGACAATCAGATTGGATACCTTACGGTGGAGAGGCTGTTAAATGGGGAATTCAGCCTAATGCATGGTTTCCTGTAATTGATGCAAGATATTTTAGCGCTCAAGGAGTTTTTACAGCGATTATTTCGGCTATTTTTTCTGTTGAAGTTTATAAATTTTTAGTTCAAAGAAATATGGCGATTAGGCTTCCAGAGTCTGTTCCGCCTGCTGTTTTAAAATCTTTTGAAGCTTTAGTTCCTGTTATTGTGCTTTCAGTTGTTGCTCAAAGTGTTAATATTGCTATTCAAAGTTCGTTAGGAAGCCTTTTTCCCGAAATAATTATGAACATGTTTAGACCTGTTTTGCAAATTAGTGATACTTTACTTGGGACTTTAATGATTTCTTTTGTTGTTCATATCTTATGGTTTTGTGGTCTTCATGGTACTAATGTTATTATTGCTTTGCTTAATCCCATAATTTTAACAAATCTTGATTCTAATATTAGAGCTCTTTCAGACAATCTTCCACTTCCTCATATTTTAGCGGGGGGATTTCTTGATTCGTTTGTATATATTGGTGGTAGTGGTTCAACTTTAGGTCTTGTTATTGCTATGATGCTTAGTAAATCCCAACATCTAAAAGCTATAGGAAGACTTTCATTTGCTCCTGGTATTTTCAATATTAATGAACCTATTATTTTTGGTGCACCAATAGTTTTAAATCCTATATTGGGAATTCCTTTTTTGCTTATTCCTATGTTTAATATAATTGTCGCATATACTCTTACTAATTTTGGAATTATTGAAAAAGTCAGAACATTGACCCCATGGACAACTCCCGCTCCTATAGCAGCATTTTTTTCTACAGGGCTTGATATTAAAGCTTTTGTTCTAGTTTTGTTGTTATTGGTTATTTCGGTATTTATGTATTTACCCTTTATAAAAGCATATGATAAAGTTTTGCTTTTGCAGGAAAAAGAATAA
- a CDS encoding PTS system chitobiose-specific transporter subunit IIA (phosphoenolpyruvate-dependent sugar phosphotransferase system; catalyzes the phosphorylation of incoming sugar substrates concomitant with their translocation across the cell membrane; IIB is phosphorylated by IIA and then transfers the phosphoryl group to the sugar; IIC forms the translocation channel) encodes MNKKIYSMEELIDKISMPVVAYSGEAKSFLREALEYAKNKDYEKAELAIKDCKNSISKAHEAHREIIHQSATNPNSVKTPFILIHAEDHLMSAISELSIFEELINVYKIINEIKK; translated from the coding sequence ATGAATAAAAAAATATACAGCATGGAAGAATTAATCGACAAAATAAGCATGCCTGTTGTAGCTTACTCCGGTGAAGCTAAAAGCTTTTTAAGAGAAGCTTTGGAATATGCTAAAAACAAAGACTACGAAAAAGCAGAACTTGCCATAAAAGATTGCAAAAACTCTATTTCAAAGGCTCATGAAGCACATAGAGAAATAATACATCAATCAGCCACTAATCCGAATTCTGTTAAAACGCCTTTTATTTTAATCCATGCTGAAGATCATTTAATGTCTGCAATTTCTGAATTAAGTATTTTTGAAGAATTAATAAATGTTTACAAAATAATAAATGAAATAAAAAAATAG
- a CDS encoding cytochrome C biogenesis protein CcmE: MNILLVCGAGMSTSMLVQRIEKYAKANNINAKIEAIAETRLDEVIDRFDVVLLAPQSRFNKKRLEEITKPKGIPIELINTIDYGTMNGEKVLKLAINALKNKSSF; encoded by the coding sequence ATGAACATACTACTTGTATGTGGGGCTGGAATGTCCACAAGTATGCTGGTACAAAGAATTGAAAAATATGCCAAAGCAAACAATATAAATGCAAAAATTGAAGCTATTGCTGAGACACGACTTGACGAAGTGATTGATCGTTTTGATGTTGTTTTACTCGCTCCACAGTCAAGATTTAATAAAAAGAGACTTGAAGAAATCACAAAGCCAAAAGGAATTCCAATCGAATTAATCAACACAATCGATTATGGAACAATGAATGGAGAAAAAGTATTAAAACTTGCAATTAATGCACTTAAAAACAAAAGTTCTTTTTGA
- a CDS encoding cell surface protein, producing the protein MKEIGISIYPNVSPKNKIIEYLEKSAHFGFTQVFTSLLYINGNEFDMFKELLKIANKNGIKPIIDVSPKIFKELGIDLSDLRNCSKLDYFKKLGAWAIRLDNTFTGIEESLMTFNDLNLKIQLNISSINKHINTIMYFKPNIKNLLGCHNFYPHKYTGLSRIFFKETTKIFKHYSIPTAAFISSNNAEECARGREKEGVPTLESHRFKDIETQTKDLFKEGIDTVLISNCFPSEKELEKVSKVNRNVLELKADLNPKTTSVEKEIILENLHFNRGDINSYRIRSTMPRVYYNNKKFPIHSPNEIKKGDILIDSSGYLGYAGELQIALKDTPNNGFINVVGRIVNDEIYLLEKIEAWEKFKIIENK; encoded by the coding sequence ATGAAAGAAATTGGAATATCCATATACCCCAATGTAAGCCCTAAAAATAAAATTATCGAATACCTTGAGAAAAGTGCCCATTTTGGATTTACTCAAGTATTTACCTCTTTGCTCTATATTAACGGAAATGAATTTGACATGTTCAAAGAATTACTCAAAATTGCTAATAAGAATGGAATTAAGCCTATTATTGATGTAAGTCCTAAAATTTTCAAAGAATTAGGAATCGACCTTTCAGATCTTAGAAATTGTTCAAAGCTGGATTATTTTAAAAAACTTGGTGCTTGGGCAATTAGATTAGACAATACATTCACAGGCATTGAAGAATCATTAATGACTTTTAATGATTTAAACCTTAAGATTCAGCTTAATATAAGTAGCATAAATAAACATATCAACACAATAATGTATTTTAAGCCTAATATAAAAAATTTGCTTGGATGTCATAATTTTTATCCTCACAAATATACAGGACTTTCAAGAATTTTCTTTAAAGAAACAACAAAAATATTTAAACATTATTCAATCCCAACAGCTGCATTTATTAGTTCTAATAACGCCGAAGAATGCGCACGAGGAAGAGAAAAAGAAGGAGTTCCTACACTAGAATCACACAGATTTAAAGACATAGAAACACAAACAAAAGATCTTTTCAAAGAAGGAATAGACACTGTTTTGATTTCCAATTGTTTCCCAAGTGAAAAAGAGCTAGAAAAAGTTTCAAAAGTAAACAGAAATGTTTTAGAACTCAAAGCAGACTTAAATCCAAAAACAACTTCAGTAGAAAAAGAAATAATCCTTGAAAATTTACATTTTAACAGAGGAGATATTAATTCCTACAGAATTAGATCAACTATGCCAAGAGTATATTATAATAATAAAAAATTCCCTATACATTCCCCAAATGAAATCAAAAAAGGAGACATCTTAATAGACTCTTCAGGATATTTAGGTTATGCAGGAGAACTCCAAATAGCACTAAAGGATACCCCAAATAATGGCTTTATAAACGTAGTTGGAAGAATTGTTAATGACGAAATATATCTGCTCGAAAAAATTGAAGCTTGGGAAAAATTTAAAATAATAGAAAACAAATAA
- a CDS encoding partition protein, translating into MKIKEKENKFFNRVEKQKNKIVYHTKIFSMINNFEAKPKKGKFWLCFRNVFNSKKYESFHLFSVKENDKFLGIFYGFVKLPKPFIINYSEKGIKKTIRLKKIFYVEFKFKKGSVFCYLRSLYILTKNKNKNKIFYKSLLERTLKIEDEIHKFYGKKYESNKGILNWIIKTQK; encoded by the coding sequence ATGAAAATTAAAGAAAAAGAAAATAAATTTTTCAACAGAGTAGAAAAACAAAAAAACAAAATTGTTTATCACACTAAAATTTTTAGTATGATAAACAATTTTGAAGCAAAGCCCAAAAAAGGTAAATTTTGGCTTTGCTTCAGAAATGTATTCAATAGTAAAAAATATGAAAGTTTCCACTTATTCTCAGTAAAAGAAAATGATAAATTTTTAGGAATTTTTTATGGGTTTGTAAAACTTCCAAAACCATTTATCATAAATTATTCCGAAAAAGGAATTAAAAAAACAATAAGACTAAAAAAAATATTTTATGTAGAGTTCAAATTTAAAAAAGGAAGTGTCTTTTGTTATTTAAGAAGTTTGTATATACTTACAAAAAACAAAAATAAAAATAAAATTTTTTACAAATCTCTTCTAGAAAGAACTTTGAAAATTGAAGACGAGATACACAAATTTTACGGTAAAAAATACGAAAGTAATAAAGGGATATTAAATTGGATAATAAAAACCCAAAAATAA
- a CDS encoding cobalamin biosynthesis protein CobQ — protein MDNKNPKIITIASIKGGVGKSTTSLMFSSLLAEKDYKILLIDLDPQASSTSFHINTIRERNLNIKDLNIYKVLKKEIDIENSIIKINKNTDFIASHITLSKFNEESISLKENLLKIFLSFIQNKYDFIIMDTAPTLGSLLNNSLIITDYLVIPLPTDQWAIESLDLITSRLNDLFREDLPIFYLITKFIERQNIDKELKNFIECEYKGRFLGSVPKRDGLRKTIFYRENFNPNEDYYKSYEKILTKFLSIITN, from the coding sequence TTGGATAATAAAAACCCAAAAATAATCACAATAGCATCAATTAAAGGGGGAGTTGGAAAAAGTACTACGTCTTTAATGTTTAGCAGTTTGCTTGCAGAAAAAGATTACAAAATATTGTTAATAGACTTAGATCCACAAGCAAGTAGCACTAGTTTCCATATTAATACTATAAGAGAAAGAAATTTGAATATAAAAGACCTTAATATATATAAAGTTCTTAAAAAAGAAATCGACATAGAAAACTCAATAATTAAAATAAATAAAAATACAGACTTCATAGCAAGTCATATAACTTTAAGCAAATTCAATGAAGAAAGCATTTCATTGAAAGAGAATTTGCTTAAAATTTTTTTAAGCTTTATTCAAAATAAATACGATTTTATAATAATGGATACTGCCCCTACATTGGGAAGTTTACTGAACAATAGTTTAATAATCACAGATTACTTAGTTATACCTTTGCCAACTGATCAATGGGCAATTGAAAGTTTAGACTTAATCACCAGCAGACTTAATGATCTTTTCAGAGAAGATTTGCCAATATTTTATTTAATAACTAAATTTATTGAAAGACAAAACATTGATAAAGAACTCAAAAATTTTATTGAATGTGAGTATAAAGGAAGGTTTTTAGGAAGCGTTCCTAAAAGAGATGGTCTGCGTAAAACTATTTTTTACAGAGAAAATTTTAATCCTAATGAAGATTATTATAAATCTTATGAAAAAATACTTACAAAATTTTTGAGTATAATTACAAATTAG